A single Cannabis sativa cultivar Pink pepper isolate KNU-18-1 chromosome 7, ASM2916894v1, whole genome shotgun sequence DNA region contains:
- the LOC133039948 gene encoding putative disease resistance protein RGA3 — MAEGVLFDLAASLIEMLGSAAFEEARLLCGVKDEFQKLVGTIEVIKGVLLDAEEKMAVDNQVKAWLKQLGDVFIFADDLVDKFHTEPLQRRLMSGNKFTRQVRLFFSSSNQLVFRFKVGHKIKDIREKLDDIRAISNNFQLTIRPIETIVVRGSSMRETYSYVREEEVIGREDEKREIIRMLVEMDFGEDVSFIPIVGIGGLGKTTLAQYVFNDERVQKHFESKMWVCVSDVFDVKLLVGKIVNSNASNSLENLQNELRSKLSGKKYLLVLDDVWNENGEEWHKLEMLLKCGGKGSRVLVSTRSEMVARITQSTVGPIKVKGLSEDMSWSLFKRMTFKKGQEPVEGSKEMELGMEVVKKCKGVPLAIRTIGRLLQQRLWQSGDSQKELSKFLNSEFAKIDQNENDILPTLKLSYNHLPSHLKHCFAYCRLFPKDDIIVVRELIQLWMAQGFIKHSDDKSQCLEEIGYEYFINLLWRSFFQEPERDEFGEIMTCKMHDFMHDLAIKVAGSNSVIIDRNSNIFDEKCLHVSLVNFDLETNNSLEIFDFFSQQKRLRTLLFDSCKGLSFSKLEDFLSNFKCLRALSVPSMKIEVLPRNLCELEHLRYLNLSGNSELKVLPSSFIRLLNLQTLNLTNCYRLVRLPHNMNKLVNLRHLMIDGCDRLREMPPEFGYMSSLHTLDRFVASKSSGVHELSNLINNLNGSLTIEGLWRTTNYSASKTTSKRVICEGKHNLHSLTLEWNILEDNEMEIERLQPPSNLKVLHMSHFQGVRLGGWDSSLNNLVKLKLFYCKKCKYLPKLDQLRSLEELMVSGVEAGYMCSSGEDDDFDANLFFPSLVTLQIEDCYNLKWWWWKKEVDGNNIRSFPRLSNLSIYHCSHLTSMPLFPSIENVRLYKTSSMALKDTFKMMRGSKAHNTHPNISLLRSMDIEHCPDLTSLLVEGIDNLPSLRSVSIRHCRNLTSVLEGIDNLPSLESIRIYNCPNLTSLLEGIDNLPSLEFINIADCPNLTSIPDSFRRVGNSTIWGCPKLEQR, encoded by the coding sequence ATGGCCGAAGGAGTTTTATTCGACCTTGCTGCAAGTCTTATTGAGATGCTGGGTTCTGCAGCATTCGAAGAGGCGAGACTGCTTTGTGGTGTAAAGGACGAGTTTCAGAAACTTGTTGGGACGATTGAAGTAATCAAAGGTGTACTTCTTGATGCAGAAGAGAAGATGGCTGTTGATAATCAAGTCAAAGCTTGGCTCAAACAGCTTGGAGATGTTTTCATTTTTGCTGATGACTTGGTGGACAAGTTTCACACCGAACCTCTACAGCGTAGACTCATGTCTGGTAATAAGTTTACCAGACAGGTACGTCTTTTTTTCTCCAGCTCTAATCAGCTAGTTTTTCGTTTTAAGGTGGGTCATAAGATTAAAGATATAAGAGAAAAACTAGATGATATAAGAGCCATTAGCAACAACTTTCAGTTAACTATTCGTCCAATAGAAACGATAGTTGTTAGGGGAAGTAGTATGAGGGAGACCTACTCATATGTGAGGGAAGAGGAAGTTATTGGAAGAGAGGATGAAAAGAGGGAGATTATTCGAATGTTGGTGGAAATGGATTTTGGGGAGGATGTGTCATTCATTCCGATTGTAGGTATTGGAGGATTAGGAAAAACCACACTAGCTCAATATGTTTTTAATGATGAAAGAGTCCAAAAACATTTTGAATCAAAAATGTGGGTGTGTGTTTCTGATGTTTTTGATGTGAAATTACTTGTGGGGAAAATTGTAAATTCTAATGCTTCTAACAGTttagaaaatttacaaaatgAACTTAGAAGTAAGCTAAGTGGAAAGAAATACCTGCTAGTGTTGGATGATGTTTGGAATGAGAATGGTGAAGAATGGCATAAGTTAGAGATGTTGTTGAAGTGTGGGGGAAAGGGTAGTAGAGTCTTAGTAAGCACTCGTAGTGAAATGGTCGCTAGGATAACTCAGAGTACAGTTGGGCCAATTAAAGTAAAGGGTTTGAGCGAAGATATGTCTTGGTCCTTATTCAAAAGAATGACGTTTAAGAAAGGTCAAGAGCCAGTCGAAGGCTCAAAAGAAATGGAGCTAGGAATGGAGGTTGTCAAAAAATGTAAGGGAGTTCCTTTGGCCATAAGAACAATAGGAAGGTTATTGCAGCAAAGGTTATGGCAGTCTGGAGACTCACAAAAGGAGTTGTCAAAGTTTTTGAATAGTGAGTTTGCAAAAATAGATCAAAATGAAAATGATATCTTGCCCACCCTCAAATTAAGTTATAATCATCTCCCATCACATTTGAAGCATTGTTTTGCTTACTGTAGATTGTTCCCAAAAGATGATATAATTGTTGTGAGGGAGTTGATACAACTATGGATGGCACAAGGATTTATAAAACACTCTGATGATAAAAGCCAATGTCTAGAAGAAATTGGTTACgagtattttataaatctactTTGGAGATCATTTTTCCAAGAGCCAGAAAGAGATGAATTTGGTGAGATAATGACATGTAAAATGCATGACTTTATGCATGATCTTGCAATTAAGGTGGCAGGATCAAATAGTGTCATAATCGATCGAAATTCTAacatttttgatgaaaaatgtcTCCATGTGTCATTAGTAAATTTTGATCTTGAAACCAACAACTCACTCGAGATTTTCGATTtcttttctcaacaaaaaagACTTCGAACTTTACTTTTTGATAGTTGTAAAGGGTTGAGCTTCTCAAAACTAGAGGATTTTCTGTCCAACTTTAAGTGTCTACGAGCTTTGAGTGTACCTTCCATGAAAATTGAGGTGTTGCCAAGGAATTTGTGTGAATTGGAACATTTGAGATATCTAAATCTTTCTGGTAATTCTGAGTTAAAAGTGCTTCCTAGCTCTTTTATAAGATTACTGAATTTGCAAACTCTGAATCTTACTAATTGTTATAGGCTTGTTAGATTACCTCATAACATGAATAAATTAGTCAACTTGAGGCATCTTATGATTGATGGATGTGATAGATTGAGAGAGATGCCCCCTGAATTTGGGTATATGAGTTCCCTTCACACATTAGATAGATTTGTTGCATCTAAGTCCAGTGGGGTTCATGAATTGAGCAACCTCATTAACAACTTAAATGGAAGTTTAACAATTGAAGGACTCTGGCGCACGACAAACTACTCTGCATCAAAAACAACTTCAAAGCGAGTCATTTGTGAAGGCAAGCATAATCTTCATTCCTTAACTTTAGAGTGGAATATACTGGAAGATAATGAAATGGAAATTGAACGTTTGCAGCCACCTTCCAACCTAAAAGTGTTGCATATGTCGCATTTCCAGGGTGTGAGATTGGGAGGTTGGGATTCTTCATTAAATAACCTTGTTAAATTGAAGTTATTCTATTGTAAGAAGTGCAAATATCTCCCAAAATTAGATCAATTACGTTCTCTTGAGGAACTTATGGTATCAGGAGTAGAAGCAGGGTACATGTGCTCCTCTGGCGAAGATGATGATTTTGACGCCAACTTGTTCTTTCCATCCCTGGTGACTCTTCAAATTGAAGATTGTTATAATCTCAAGTGGTGGTGGTGGAAAAAGGAAGTGGATGGGAATAATATTAGATCATTTCCTCGTCTTTCCAATCTATCAATATACCACTGCTCTCACCTCACTTCAATGCCCTTGTTTCCATCTATTGAAAATGTCAGACTGTATAAAACTAGCTCAATGGCATTAAAAGATACGTTTAAAATGATGAGAGGAAGCAAGGCACACAACACTCACCCAAACATTTCATTGCTAAGGTCTATGGATATTGAACACTGCCCCGATTTGACATCACTACTGGTGGAAGGGATTGATAACCTTCCTTCCCTTAGATCTGTCTCTATAAGACACTGCCGCAATTTGACATCAGTACTGGAAGGGATTGATAACCTTCCTTCCCTTGAGTCTATCAGAATATATAACTGCCCCAATTTGACATCACTACTGGAAGGGATTGATAACCTTCCTTCCCTTGAGTTTATCAATATAGCAGACTGCCCCAATTTGACATCAATTCCCGACAGCTTTAGGAGAGTGGGGAATTCTACTATTTGGGGCTGTCCAAAGCTTGAACAGAGATAA
- the LOC133028961 gene encoding putative disease resistance protein RGA3, which produces MAEGVLFDLAASLIEMLGSAAFKEARLLCGVKDEFQKLVGTIEVIKGVLVDAEEKMAVDNQVKAWLKQLGDVFIVADDLVDKFHTEPLQRRVMSGNKFTRQVRLFFSSSNQLVFRFKMGHHIKDIREKLDDIRAISNNFHLTPRPVERRVSSGSSMRETYSYVREEEVIGREDEKREIIQKLVEMDIKEDVSFIAMVGIGGLGKTTLAQCVFNDERVQKHFEPKMWVCVSDVFDVKLLVGKILKSYTTGSLENLQNELRSRLSGKKYLLVLDDVWNENGEEWGKLEMLLKCGGKGSRVLVTTRSEMVARITQSTVGPIKVKGLSEDMSWSLFKRMAFKKGEEPVQGSKEMELGMEVVKKCKGVPLAIRTIGRLLQQRLWQSGDPQKELSRFLNSEFAKIDQNENDILPTLKLSYNHLPSHLKHCFAYCRLFPKDHEINVRELIQLWMAQGFIKYSDDKSQCLEEIGYEYFINLLWRSFFQEPETYDFDDIMTCKMHDLMHDLAIKVAGSNSVIIDQNSKISDEKYLHVSFVNFDFDLETNNSLEIFEFFSQQKRLRTLLIHNFEGLSFSELEGFGSNFKCLRALSVPSMRIEVLPRNLCELEHLRYLNLSGNFRLKVLPSSFIRLQNLQTLNLTNCYSLVRLPLNMKKLINLRHLMIDGCKRLREMPPEFGYMSSLHTLDRFVASESSGVHELSNLINNLNGSLTIKRLGCTTNYSASKTTSKRVICEGKHNLDSLSLEWNSLENDEMAIEGLQPPSNLKVLSVSYFMGVRFGGWLSSLDNLVKLYLYRCKKCHYFPKLDQLRSLEELYICEVEAEYMCSSAEDDDFDANLFFPSLVTLHIRYCFNLKWWWWKKEVDGNNEFVRSFPRLSNLEIEMSHHLTSMPLFPSIEQVTLIGTSSMALEETFKMMRGSSKAHNTHPNISLLRSIVIRSCPSLTSLTMEGIGNLTSLEYIFIENCSNLTSLLEGIDNLASLRTVCIQHCHNLTSILEGIDNLPSLESIHIDACPNLTSIPDNFRKVKHFSIIRCPKLEET; this is translated from the coding sequence ATGGCCGAAGGAGTTTTATTCGACCTTGCTGCAAGTCTTATTGAGATGCTGGGTTCTGCAGCATTCAAAGAGGCAAGACTGCTTTGTGGTGTGAAGGACGAGTTTCAGAAACTTGTTGGGACGATTGAAGTAATCAAAGGCGTACTTGTTGATGCAGAAGAGAAGATGGCTGTTGATAATCAAGTCAAAGCTTGGCTCAAACAGCTTGGAGATGTTTTCATTGTTGCTGATGACTTGGTGGACAAGTTTCATACCGAACCTCTACAGCGTAGAGTCATGTCTGGGAATAAGTTTACCAGACAGGTACGTCTTTTCTTCTCAAGCTCTAATCAGCTAGTTTTTCGTTTTAAGATGGGCCATCACATTAAAGATATaagagaaaaattagatgaCATAAGAGCCATTAGCAATAACTTTCACTTAACTCCCCGTCCAGTAGAAAGGAGAGTTTCTAGTGGAAGTAGTATGAGGGAGACCTACTCATATGTGAGGGAAGAGGAAGTTATTGGGAGAGAGGATGAAAAGAGAGAGATTATTCAAAAATTGGTGGAAATGGATATTAAGGAGGATGTGTCATTCATTGCAATGGTAGGGATTGGAGGGTTAGGCAAAACCACACTAGCTCAATGTGTTTTTAATGATGAAAGAGTCCAAAAACATTTTGAACCAAAAATGTGGGTGTGTGTTTCTGATGTTTTTGATGTGAAATTACTTGTGGGGAAAATTTTGAAGTCTTATACCACTGGGAGtctagaaaacttacaaaatgaACTGAGAAGTAGGCTAAGTGGAAAGAAATACCTGCTAGTGTTGGATGATGTTTGGAATGAGAATGGTGAAGAATGGGGTAAGTTAGAGATGTTGTTGAAGTGTGGAGGAAAGGGTAGTAGAGTCTTAGTAACCACTCGTAGTGAAATGGTCGCTAGAATAACTCAGAGTACAGTTGGGCCAATTAAAGTGAAAGGTTTGAGCGAAGATATGTCGTGGTCCTTATTCAAAAGAATGGCATTTAAGAAAGGTGAAGAGCCGGTGCAGGGCTCAAAAGAAATGGAGCTAGGGATGGAGGTTGTCAAAAAATGTAAGGGAGTTCCTTTGGCCATAAGAACAATAGGAAGGTTATTGCAGCAAAGGTTATGGCAGTCTGGAGACCCACAGAAGGAGTTGTCAAGGTTTTTGAATAGTGAGTTTGCAAAAATAGATCAAAATGAAAATGATATCTTGCCCACCCTCAAGCTAAGTTACAATCATCTCCCTTCACATTTGAAGCATTGTTTTGCTTACTGTAGATTGTTCCCAaaagatcatgaaattaatGTGAGGGAGTTGATACAGTTGTGGATGGCACAAGGATTTATAAAATACTCTGATGACAAAAGCCAATGTCTAGAAGAAATTGGTTACgagtattttataaatctactTTGGAGATCCTTTTTCCAAGAGCCAGAAACTTATGATTTTGATGATATAATGACATGTAAAATGCATGACCTTATGCATGATCTTGCAATTAAGGTGGCAGGATCAAATAGTGTCATAATCGATCAAAATTCTAAAATTTCTGATGAAAAATATCTCCATGTGTCATTCgtaaattttgattttgatcTTGAAACCAACAACTCACTCGAGATTTTCGAATtcttttctcaacaaaaaagACTTCGAACTTTACTTATACATAATTTTGAAGGGTTGAGCTTCTCAGAACTAGAGGGTTTTGGGTCCAACTTTAAGTGTCTACGAGCTTTGAGTGTACCTTCCATGAGAATTGAGGTGTTGCCAAGGAATTTGTGTGAATTAGAACATTTGAGATATCTAAATCTTTCTGGTAATTTTAGGTTAAAAGTGCTTCCTAGCTCTTTTATAAGATTACAGAATTTGCAAACTCTGAATCTTACTAATTGTTATAGCCTTGTTAGATTACCTCTAAACATGAAGAAATTAATCAACTTAAGGCATCTTATGATTGATGGATGTAAAAGATTGAGAGAGATGCCCCCTGAATTTGGGTATATGAGTTCCCTTCACACATTAGATAGATTTGTTGCATCTGAGTCCAGTGGGGTTCATGAATTGAGCAACCTTATTAACAACTTAAATGGAAGTTTAACAATTAAAAGACTCGGGTGCACGACAAACTACTCTGCATCAAAAACAACTTCAAAGCGAGTCATTTGTGAAGGGAAGCATAATCTTGATTCGTTAAGTTTAGAGTGGAATTCATTGGAAAATGATGAAATGGCAATTGAAGGTTTGCAGCCACCTTCCAACCTAAAAGTGTTGAGTGTGTCGTATTTCATGGGTGTGAGATTTGGAGGTTGGCTTTCTTCATTGGATAACCTTGTTAAATTGTACTTATATAGGTGTAAGAAGTGCCATTATTTCCCAAAATTAGATCAATTACGTTCTCTCGAGGAACTTTACATTTGTGAGGTTGAAGCAGAGTACATGTGCTCCTCTGCGGAAGATGATGATTTTGACGCCAACTTGTTCTTTCCATCCCTAGTGACTCTTCATATTAGATATTGTTTTAATCTCAAGTGGTGGTGGTGGAAAAAGGAAGTGGATGGGAATAATGAGTTTGTTAGATCATTTCCTCGTCTTTCCAATTTAGAAATAGAAATGAGTCATCACCTCACTTCAATGCCCTTGTTTCCATCTATTGAACAAGTCACACTGATTGGAACTAGCTCAATGGCATTAGAAGAAACGTTTAAAATGATGAGGGGATCAAGCAAGGCACACAACACTCACCCAAACATTTCATTGCTAAGGTCTATCGTTATAAGAAGCTGCCCCAGTTTGACATCACTAACGATGGAAGGGATTGGTAACCTTACTTCCCTCGAGTATATCTTTATAGAAAATTGCTCCAATTTGACATCACTCCTTGAAGGGATTGATAACCTTGCTTCCCTTAGGACTGTCTGTATACAACATTGTCACAATTTGACATCAATACTGGAAGGGATTGATAACCTTCCTTCCCTTGAGTCTATCCATATAGATGCTTGTCCCAATTTGACATCAATTCCCGACAACTTCAGAAAAGTGAAGCATTTTAGTATTATCCGTTGTCCAAAGCTTGAAGAGACATAA
- the LOC115697272 gene encoding nucleobase-ascorbate transporter 2, whose protein sequence is MAAPKPEEVIHPPMDQLQGLEYCIDSNPSWGEAVFLGFQHYILALGTAVMIPSFLVPYMGGNDGDKVRVVQTLLFVEGINTLLQTLFGTRLPTVIGGSYAFMVPIISIIHDSSLASIEDPHIRFLNTMRAVQGALIVASSIQIILGYSQIWAICSRFFSPLGMAPVIALTGFGLFDRGFPVVGRCVEIGIPMLLLFVAFSQYLKNFHVRDLPLLERFAFLISIIVIWAYAHLLTASGAYKHHPELTQLNCRTDRANLISSAPWIKIPYPLQWGAPTFDAGHAFGMMAAVLVSLVESTGAYKAASRLASATPPPAHVLSRGIGWQGIGILLNGLFGTLTGSSVSIENVGLLGSTRVGSRRVIQISAGFMIFFSMLGKFGALFASIPFTMFAAAYCVLFGLVASVGLSFLQFTNMNSMRNLFITGVSLFLGLSIPEYFREYTAKALHGPSHTRAGWWNDFLNTIFFSSPTVALIVSVFLDNTLDYKDGARDRGMPWWDKFRTFKGDSRNEEFYTLPFNLNRFFPPS, encoded by the exons ATGGCAGCTCCTAAACCAGAAGAGGTTATTCATCCACCAATGGATCAGCTTCAAGGTTTGGAGTATTGTATTGACTCAAATCCATCATGGG GGGAGgctgtttttctgggttttcaaCACTATATTTTGGCTTTGGGAACTGCAGTTATGATCCCTTCTTTTCTTGTTCCTTACATGGGTGGTAATGAT GGTGATAAAGTGAGAGTAGTGCAAACTCTACTGTTTGTAGAAGGAATTAATACACTTCTTCAAACTCTATTTGGAACTAGATTGCCTACTGTTATTGGAGGATCATATGCATTCATGGTACCTATTATATCTATCATTCATGATTCATCATTGGCTAGTATTGAGGACCCTCATATT AGATTTCTCAACACAATGAGAGCAGTACAAGGTGCTTTGATAGTAGCTTCAAGCATCCAAATTATCCTTGGATATAGTCAGATTTGGGCTATCTGTTCCAG ATTCTTTAGTCCGCTTGGAATGGCCCCTGTGATTGCATTGACGGGTTTTGGTTTGTTCGATAGAGGGTTCCCAGTG GTTGGAAGGTGTGTGGAAATCGGTATCCCCATGCTTCTCCTATTTGTAGCTTTCTCTCAG TATTTGAAGAACTTTCACGTGAGAGATCTACCATTACTCGAAAGATTCGCCTTTCTTATATCGATCATAGTGATATGGGCGTATGCACACCTCTTGACAGCTAGTGGTGCATACAAACATCATCCCGAACTAACCCAACTCAACTGCAGAACTGACCGAGCCAATCTAATTTCTTCAGCGCCATG GATAAAGATACCATACCCTCTTCAATGGGGAGCTCCTACATTTGATGCTGGTCATGCTTTCGGAATGATGGCTGCTGTTCTAGTCTCATTAGTTGAG TCAACCGGAGCATACAAAGCTGCATCGCGTCTAGCAAGTGCCACACCGCCACCAGCTCATGTCCTTAGCCGCGGTATTGGCTGGCAAGGAATAGGAATCCTTCTTAACGGTCTCTTTGGGACGTTGACTGGCTCATCGGTCTCCAT AGAAAATGTAGGCCTTCTTGGAAGTACTCGTGTTGGAAGTCGCAGGGTTATTCAAATCTCAGCTGggtttatgatatttttctcAATGCTCG GAAAATTTGGAGCATTGTTTGCATCAATACCCTTCACCATGTTTGCTGCTGCTTACTGTGTTTTGTTCGGTCTTGTTG CTTCGGTGGGGCTATCGTTTTTACAATTCACAAACATGAACTCGATGAGGAACCTTTTCATCACAGGCGTTTCTCTCTTCTTAGGGCTGTCTATTCCCGAGTACTTCAGGGAATACACTGCAAAGGCTCTTCACGGCCCTTCTCACACACGAGCTGGATGG TGGAATGATTTCCTCAACACCATCTTCTTCTCATCACCAACTGTGGCTTTGATCGTTTCGGTTTTCTTAGACAACACACTTGATTACAAGGACGGAGCTAGAGATAGGGGAATGCCATGGTGGGATAAGTTCAGAACGTTTAAAGGAGACAGCCGAAATGAAGAGTTTTACACTCTCCCATTCAACCTCAACAGATTCTTCCCACCATCTTAA